A window of Acidobacteriota bacterium genomic DNA:
ATGACCGGGCAACGTCTCGACGAGCTCGACATCCCGATGATCGTGAGCGAGAACACGTCGCGGTTCGAAACCGCGTTCGCCGTGCCCATCGACGCGAAGCACGTCACCACCACCGGGATTTCCGCCGCCGACCGGTCCGCCACGATCCAGGTGGCGATCGATCCGGCGACCCGGCCGGCCGATCTCGCCAAGCCCGGCCACGTTTCCCCGCTGCGCGCGCGCGACGGGGGCGTGCTGGTGCGTGCCGGCCAGACGGAAGCGGCGGTCGATCTCGCCCGGCTCGCCGGCCTCTACCCGGCCGGGGTCATCTGCGAGATCATGAACGACGACGGCACGATGGCCCGCGTGCCCGATCTCGACCAGTTCGCGCGGCGGCATGATCTGCCGATGATCACCGTTGCGGATCTCATCAAGCACCGCATGCGTCACGACCGTCTCGTGAAGCGCCTCGCGTCGGCGCAGCTTCCGACCGCGCACGGACCCTTCACGGTGACCGCCTACGACAGTCTCATCGACGGGCGGACCCACCTCGCGCTCGTGCGCGGCGAGGTCGGCGACGGCAAGAGCGTGCTCGTGCGCGTCCATTCGCAATGCCTGACCGGCGACGTGCTGACGTCCATCCGTTGCGACTGCGGGGCGCAGTTGTCGTGGGCGATGGAGAGGATCGCCGCCGAGGGTCGCGGCGTGCTCCTCTATCTCAACCAG
This region includes:
- a CDS encoding bifunctional 3,4-dihydroxy-2-butanone-4-phosphate synthase/GTP cyclohydrolase II gives rise to the protein MTDSDKPEAPAATSGESPSGARFATIDEAVEAFRRGRMLIVVDDEDRENEGDLTIAAEKVTPDAINFMARYGRGLICLSMTGQRLDELDIPMIVSENTSRFETAFAVPIDAKHVTTTGISAADRSATIQVAIDPATRPADLAKPGHVSPLRARDGGVLVRAGQTEAAVDLARLAGLYPAGVICEIMNDDGTMARVPDLDQFARRHDLPMITVADLIKHRMRHDRLVKRLASAQLPTAHGPFTVTAYDSLIDGRTHLALVRGEVGDGKSVLVRVHSQCLTGDVLTSIRCDCGAQLSWAMERIAAEGRGVLLYLNQEGRGIGLANKIRAYELQDQGLDTVEANEHLGFKPDQRDYGIGAQILGDLGVRTMRLLTNNPRKFIGLEGYGLAVERSVPLEIEPTEFTERYLRTKKEKLGHRLSSV